A genomic segment from Aegilops tauschii subsp. strangulata cultivar AL8/78 chromosome 1, Aet v6.0, whole genome shotgun sequence encodes:
- the LOC109783346 gene encoding uncharacterized protein — translation MAMRMAAGRACGAWSAQRMLLPRQRVDFIRLCPGVAAAATVRFGARRALGSRVILCLASGGGRPRDDDGEFEPADSPLDSDGRKVDEGMATLWRRIREVEAASADEEDEEDPEYEGGVDVFAPPAEWTELERRHYVLYVAALREALGALFALLARERPAFGAAVVALVLLSVPASVLHVSAELIRAVYSILAAVHNGTI, via the coding sequence ATGGCAATGCGCATGGCAGCGGGAAGAGCCTGTGGCGCTTGGAGCGCGCAGCGCATGCTGCTCCCCCGCCAGCGCGTCGACTTCATCCGGCTGTGTCCCGGCGTCGCCGCCGCGGCGACGGTACGGTTCGGCGCTCGCCGCGCCCTCGGGAGCAGAGTGATCCTCTGCCTCGCGTCGGGAGGTGGTCGTCCGCGGGACGACGACGGCGAGTTCGAGCCCGCGGACTCGCCGTTGGATTCGGACGGGCGGAAGGTCGACGAGGGCATGGCCACGCTGTGGCGGCGCATCCGCGAGGTGGAGGCGGCATCAGCagacgaggaggacgaggaagATCCAGAGTACGAGGGTGGCGTCGACGTCTTCGCGCCCCCGGCTGAGTGGACGGAGCTGGAACGTCGGCATTACGTGCTGTACGTTGCCGCCCTGCGCGAGGCACTCGGCGCCCTGTTCGCATTGCTGGCGCGCGAGCGGCCGGCGTTCGGCGCGGCGGTCGTGGCGCTGGTGCTGCTCAGCGTGCCGGCCTCGGTGCTCCACGTCTCCGCGGAGCTGATCCGGGCCGTGTACTCCATCTTGGCCGCCGTGCACAACGGTACAATATAG